Genomic DNA from Gemmatimonadaceae bacterium:
TTCCGGTCGAAGTCACCATCTACTCCGACAAGTCCTTCTCCTTCATCCTCAAGACGCCCCCGACGGCGTTCCTGCTGAAGAAGGAAGCGGGGATCGAGAAAGGCTCGGGCCAGCCCAACAAGGACAAGGTCGGCTCCGTCACCCAGGCGCAGGTGCGCAAGATCGCCGAGATGAAGATGCCCGATCTCAACTGCGAGTCGGTCGAGGCCGCGATGAAGATGGTCGCCGGCGCGGCGCGCTCGATGGGCCTCGAGGTACGCGGCTGATGCGCGCTCACGGCAAGAAGTACAACGAAGCGGCCAAGGGCCGCGACATCG
This window encodes:
- the rplK gene encoding 50S ribosomal protein L11 gives rise to the protein MAKKITGFVKLQIPAGKANPAPPVGTALGPQGINIMSFCKEFNARTQGQDSILPVEVTIYSDKSFSFILKTPPTAFLLKKEAGIEKGSGQPNKDKVGSVTQAQVRKIAEMKMPDLNCESVEAAMKMVAGAARSMGLEVRG